In Oscillatoria salina IIICB1, the following proteins share a genomic window:
- the cysH gene encoding phosphoadenosine phosphosulfate reductase, with protein MRGNPMTSLRLRDKEVNLEEVNQRFANSDAEEIVQWAADTFGNGLVMSTSFGIQSAVMLHLVTKIVPDIPVIWVDTGYLPAPTYVFAEELTERLKLNLKVYQSPMTPARMEAIYGRLWAENDVEALNRYDQIRKVEPMQRALKELNATAWLAGLRSNQTDHRKTLDFVNFQGNICKVLPILNWNSRKIYQYLMANDLPYHPLFDEGYVTVGDWHSSRPLSLSDENARDTRFQGLKQECGIHLPQSLGESESLDSSSL; from the coding sequence GTGCGTGGAAACCCAATGACTAGCTTGAGGTTGAGGGACAAAGAAGTAAATCTGGAAGAAGTTAATCAGCGATTTGCCAATAGTGACGCTGAGGAAATCGTCCAATGGGCAGCAGATACCTTTGGAAATGGACTGGTAATGAGTACCAGTTTTGGCATCCAGTCGGCTGTGATGCTACATTTAGTAACTAAAATAGTTCCGGATATTCCCGTTATTTGGGTTGATACCGGGTATTTACCTGCTCCAACCTATGTTTTCGCTGAAGAACTTACCGAACGACTCAAGCTTAACCTGAAAGTTTACCAATCTCCAATGACTCCTGCTCGTATGGAAGCTATTTATGGTCGTCTCTGGGCAGAAAATGATGTGGAAGCCCTCAACCGCTACGACCAAATTCGCAAAGTCGAACCAATGCAACGAGCATTAAAAGAATTGAACGCCACAGCTTGGTTAGCTGGACTGCGTAGCAATCAAACCGACCACCGCAAAACTTTAGATTTTGTCAATTTTCAGGGAAATATTTGTAAAGTTTTGCCGATTTTAAATTGGAATTCTCGCAAAATTTATCAGTACCTCATGGCTAACGATTTACCTTATCATCCTCTCTTTGATGAAGGTTATGTCACTGTCGGAGATTGGCATTCGAGCCGTCCGCTTTCTTTATCTGACGAAAACGCACGCGATACTCGTTTTCAGGGACTTAAACAAGAGTGCGGCATTCACCTACCTCAAAGTTTGGGAGAATCAGAAAGTCTCGATTCTAGTTCTTTGTAA
- the bchI gene encoding magnesium chelatase ATPase subunit I, with amino-acid sequence MTITASAPPKTRRVVFPFTAIVGQEEMKLALLLNVIDPKIGGVMIMGDRGTGKSTTIRALADLLPEIDVVVNDPFNSHPNDPDLMSDEVRQMVESQTTLPIVKKKVTMVDLPLGATEDRVCGTIDIEKALSEGVKAFEPGLLAKANRGILYVDEVNLLDDHLVDVLLDSAASGWNTVEREGISIRHPARFVLVGSGNPEEGELRPQLLDRFGMHAEIHTVKEPPLRVKIVEQRAEFDRDPQAFVDKYQSQQEALQKQLVEAQKRLNQVNLDYELRVNISEVCSELDVDGLRGDIVTNRAAKALAALEGRTEVTKDDISKVIVLCLRHRLRKDPLESIDSGYKVQKAFSRVFGVEMPEES; translated from the coding sequence ATGACTATTACTGCCTCAGCACCCCCAAAAACTCGTCGCGTCGTCTTTCCCTTCACCGCCATTGTCGGTCAGGAAGAAATGAAATTAGCTTTATTGCTGAACGTCATCGATCCCAAAATTGGTGGAGTGATGATTATGGGCGATCGCGGCACAGGTAAATCGACAACAATCCGGGCTCTAGCCGATTTATTACCAGAAATTGATGTAGTTGTCAATGACCCCTTCAATAGTCATCCCAACGATCCCGACTTGATGAGCGATGAAGTGCGCCAAATGGTAGAATCACAAACGACTCTACCAATCGTGAAGAAAAAAGTCACAATGGTAGATTTGCCTCTCGGTGCCACTGAAGACCGAGTTTGCGGTACGATCGACATCGAAAAAGCTCTTTCTGAAGGTGTTAAGGCTTTTGAACCAGGATTGCTTGCAAAAGCTAATCGTGGTATTCTCTATGTCGATGAAGTCAACCTCCTTGACGATCACCTCGTAGACGTACTTCTCGACAGTGCAGCTAGCGGTTGGAATACCGTCGAACGCGAAGGAATCTCCATCAGACACCCAGCCCGTTTTGTCTTAGTAGGTTCGGGAAACCCAGAAGAAGGAGAATTACGTCCCCAACTGCTCGATCGCTTTGGGATGCACGCGGAAATCCACACTGTGAAAGAACCACCTTTACGAGTGAAAATTGTCGAACAAAGAGCAGAATTCGATCGCGATCCCCAAGCATTTGTAGATAAATATCAATCTCAGCAAGAAGCACTACAAAAGCAATTAGTTGAAGCCCAAAAAAGACTAAATCAAGTTAATCTTGACTACGAATTGCGAGTTAATATTTCCGAAGTTTGTTCTGAATTAGATGTAGATGGATTGCGCGGCGATATTGTTACAAATCGCGCAGCTAAAGCTTTAGCCGCCTTGGAAGGACGCACCGAAGTAACGAAAGATGATATTAGTAAAGTTATCGTTCTTTGTTTGCGTCACCGACTGCGGAAAGACCCCTTGGAATCTATTGATTCGGGTTATAAAGTGCAAAAAGCTTTCAGTCGCGTTTTTGGTGTAGAAATGCCGGAAGAAAGTTAA
- a CDS encoding DUF429 domain-containing protein, which yields MKFLGIDLGWTSGETGLCCLSWQNDRLNILDLNRQQQLGDIFSWIDTWVAVNEPALIAVDAPTLIPNLTGMRLPDKLTHKYFRRYHAGCYPANLSRPFAQRTVAFGVSLSKRGFLHAATIEPKKLGRYQIEVYPHPAIVHFFGLDRILKYKKGNLAQKKAELNKLRQYITEILPKREPFLSLSPFSPLTCNFDSLKGSELKDVEDRLDSLICAYIGAYYWYWGQERNLILGDTTTGYIVVPNE from the coding sequence ATGAAATTCCTCGGTATTGACTTAGGCTGGACATCCGGCGAAACTGGACTTTGTTGCCTAAGTTGGCAAAACGATCGCTTAAATATCTTAGATTTGAATCGTCAACAGCAACTAGGCGATATTTTTAGTTGGATTGACACTTGGGTAGCAGTTAACGAACCTGCTTTAATCGCGGTCGATGCACCTACTCTCATTCCTAACTTAACGGGAATGCGACTACCAGATAAATTGACTCATAAATATTTTCGTCGCTATCATGCAGGTTGCTATCCAGCTAATCTTTCTCGCCCTTTTGCTCAACGGACTGTAGCTTTTGGTGTAAGTTTGTCTAAGCGGGGTTTTCTCCATGCCGCAACTATAGAACCCAAAAAGTTGGGACGATATCAAATCGAAGTTTATCCTCATCCGGCGATCGTGCATTTTTTTGGTTTAGACCGGATTTTAAAGTATAAAAAAGGCAATTTAGCACAAAAGAAAGCTGAGTTAAACAAATTGCGTCAATATATTACTGAAATTTTGCCTAAACGAGAACCTTTTCTCAGCCTTTCCCCCTTTTCACCCCTTACTTGTAATTTCGATTCTCTCAAAGGTAGCGAACTAAAAGACGTTGAAGATCGACTCGATAGTCTTATTTGTGCTTATATCGGTGCATACTATTGGTACTGGGGACAAGAACGTAATTTGATACTTGGAGATACGACTACTGGATATATTGTCGTTCCGAACGAGTAA
- a CDS encoding formylglycine-generating enzyme family protein — protein sequence MSNLAEKITEFTVVKVDRLGEECDRTLKKTIYQIEHLTEDIPLELVPLTGSNFLMGAPETEIGANSTQTPQHQVTVAAFSIGKYPVTQAQWLTVAAFPQVNLPLQANPSCFAGDELPVEQISWFEAIEFCARLSQHTGRNYRLPSEAEWEYACRGGTTTPFHFGETITTDFANYSGVNWQYDGRIISRGAYGAGSEGEDRKETTPVASFGVANDFGLSDLHGNVWEWCADYWHNNYQEAFNNGKPSSEADNNFRPLRGGSWNTGPNACRSAYRKKYQADANLYNIGFRVCFS from the coding sequence ATGTCTAACCTCGCTGAAAAAATCACCGAATTTACCGTCGTCAAAGTCGATCGCCTCGGCGAAGAATGCGATCGCACTCTCAAAAAAACAATTTACCAGATCGAACACCTCACAGAAGACATACCACTCGAACTCGTACCTCTAACTGGCAGTAATTTTCTCATGGGCGCACCCGAAACCGAAATTGGTGCCAATTCAACCCAAACTCCCCAACATCAAGTCACCGTCGCTGCTTTCAGCATTGGTAAATATCCCGTTACCCAAGCCCAATGGCTCACCGTAGCGGCATTTCCTCAAGTTAACCTACCATTACAAGCCAACCCTTCCTGTTTTGCAGGAGACGAACTACCAGTAGAACAAATTTCTTGGTTTGAAGCGATCGAATTTTGCGCCCGATTATCTCAGCATACCGGACGCAACTATCGCCTTCCCTCCGAAGCTGAATGGGAATATGCTTGTCGCGGTGGGACAACTACTCCCTTTCATTTTGGCGAAACCATTACTACTGACTTCGCTAACTATTCGGGTGTAAATTGGCAATACGATGGCAGAATTATCAGTCGCGGTGCTTACGGTGCAGGTTCAGAAGGAGAAGACCGCAAAGAAACTACACCAGTTGCTAGTTTTGGTGTAGCCAATGATTTTGGTTTATCTGACTTACACGGTAATGTTTGGGAATGGTGCGCTGACTATTGGCATAATAACTATCAAGAAGCATTCAACAATGGTAAACCCTCATCTGAAGCAGACAACAACTTCCGACCTTTGCGAGGAGGTTCTTGGAACACCGGACCTAATGCTTGTCGCAGTGCCTATCGCAAGAAATATCAAGCTGATGCTAATTTGTATAATATCGGTTTTCGCGTTTGTTTCAGTTAG